One Hordeum vulgare subsp. vulgare chromosome 4H, MorexV3_pseudomolecules_assembly, whole genome shotgun sequence DNA window includes the following coding sequences:
- the LOC123447008 gene encoding differentially expressed in FDCP 6 homolog, with amino-acid sequence MSTNGSSPRVRDTESSLEKVKRQLSSGSGRYLLQGPLLKRSETLRKWNERWIILDPTSGKMEYKLRRNETAVKGAILFDASSTITLSPVNFHGMPKYDGCCFYIGTPQKKDYFLCAETPGAAKAWVSTLHATQLVLQAHKEAVNSLAGNGSPSTLGTVATAVANANATALEAMKEIDAALKVSMRAALGLGTNNSNAGQLDDLTIMKETLRVKDEELQHLAKDIRARDATIQEIADKLTETAEAAEAAASAAHTIDEQRRLLCSEIERLKKAMETQMEQSMLKLRQSEEKVISLSKENDQLLKERDAAFQEAYMWRTELGKAREQAVIQEAAIARAEEKVRVTEADATVRIKEAVENLHAAEKEKEELLALIGVLQSQVQREQSSTKQVCEERSESCSGADNSPPLTKHVDASDDDVDKACVSDSRSVLVSSESTEVQLAVDGVDIRPIGDPVWGGFQQSEALIADVREVSPEAEGSSLDIPVVNPPPANDHMQGGATHP; translated from the exons atgTCCACCAACGGCAGCTCCCCG AGGGTCAGGGACACGGAGAGCAGCCTGGAGAAGGTGAAGCGGCAGCTCTCGTCGGGATCCGGGAGGTACCTGCTGCAGGGGCCCCTGCTGAAGCGATCTGAGACG CTACGTAAATGGAACGAAAGATGGATAATATTGGACCCAACATCTGGCAAGATGGAATACAA ACTTCGGAGGAATGAAACTGCCGTTAAGGGAGCCATTCTGTTTGATGCTTCAAGCACCATTACTTTGTCTCCTGTAAATTTTCA TGGCATGCCAAAGTATGACGGATGCTGTTTCT ACATTGGAACTCCTCAGAAAAAGGATTACTTTCTTTGCGCTGAAACTCCTGGTGCTGCCAAAGCTTGGGTGTCTACATTGCA TGCCACTCAGTTAGTACTACAAGCGCATAAAGAGGCAGTAAATTCTTTAGCTGGGAATGGCTCTCCTTCTACATTAGGCACAGTTGCTACTGCAGTTGCTAATGCTAATGCAACTGCTTTGGAGGCAATGAAGGAGATAGACGCAGCACTGAAGGTTTCAATGAGGGCAGCTCTTGGGTTGGGTACAAATAATTCGAATGCGGGTCAACTTGATGATTTAACTATCATGAAG GAGACTCTCCGAGTGAAAGATGAGGAGTTGCAGCATTTGGCTAAGGACATCCGTGCTCGTGACGCTACAATCCAGGAAATAGCAGACAAGTTAACAGAGACAGCAGAGGCTGCAGAAGCAGCAGCATCCGCAGCTCATACAATAGATGAACAGAGACGGCTTTTATGCTCAGAGATTGAGCGCCTGAAAAAAGCTATGGAAACACAAATGGAACAATCCATGCTTAAG CTACGACAATCTGAAGAGAAGGTAATTAGCCTGAGCAAAGAGAACGACCAGTTGCTGAAGGAAAGAGACGCCGCATTTCAGGAAGCATATATGTGGCGCACTGAACTAGGAAAGGCTAGAGAGCAAGCAGTGATACAGGAAGCAGCAATTGCCCGAGCAGAGGAGAAGGTAAGGGTGACTGAAGCGGATGCCACGGTTCGGATAAAGGAAGCCGTTGAAAATTTGCATGCTGCTGAGAAAGAAAAAGAGGAACTTCTAGCCCTTATTGGTGTTCTCCAAtcacaagtgcagag AGAACAAAGCAGCACGAAGCAAGTATGTGAGGAGAGATCCGAGTCATGCTCCGGCGCCGACAACTCCCCTCCGCTGACGAAGCACGTCGACGCATCGGACGACGACGTGGACAAGGCGTGCGTGAGTGATTCGAGATCGGTCCTGGTCTCCAGCGAGAGCACGGAGGTCCAGCTGGCCGTGGATGGGGTGGACATCCGCCCCATCGGCGACCCGGTGTGGGGCGGCTTCCAGCAGTCGGAGGCGCTGATTGCTGACGTGCGCGAGGTCTCCCCGGAGGCGGAAGGCAGCAGCCTGGATATCCCTGTGGTGAACCCGCCACCGGCCAATGATCATATGCAGGGAGGGGCAACACATCCCTGA